Proteins co-encoded in one Waddlia chondrophila WSU 86-1044 genomic window:
- a CDS encoding RNA recognition motif domain-containing protein, with protein MKLYVGNLSYRVSEDQFKDYFASFGEVLSAKIITDRFTGQSKGFGFVEFADKEAAEEAIKELNGSNFEGRSIVVNEAKPMEDRPPRRSKTRG; from the coding sequence ATGAAACTTTATGTAGGAAACTTGTCCTATCGTGTATCGGAAGATCAATTCAAAGATTATTTTGCCTCTTTCGGCGAAGTCTTGAGTGCGAAAATCATTACTGATCGTTTTACCGGTCAGTCTAAAGGATTCGGATTTGTCGAATTTGCAGATAAAGAAGCTGCAGAAGAGGCAATTAAAGAGCTCAATGGATCTAACTTCGAAGGACGCAGCATTGTCGTTAACGAAGCGAAGCCGATGGAAGATCGTCCTCCTCGCCGCAGCAAAACACGCGGTTAG
- a CDS encoding DMT family transporter: MGAYTFNHRGRMRNSDSLGKITSYLPGVIAIFLWSTGAYFIFKMKNLPVSQILVVGQLVGGLISIYFEKSRFSLHSMKNRIRKGWAILAIFWISQYGYIYAFQNAPPAQINLIFYTWPAILIIIKAWNITRKLNKWDIAGIWLGFMGIAILLSPDLKQDAFSLRYLSGYLGSILGALGWVAYLLYTDQEKKDKKGFTSIGEDILILGIFNFFHLMITEHWIQPNTNEWMMLGYYSVSMFGIPYYLWRITLKKDPKMAGALSNATPVLSIIWLILAKITPFTIELAVSIVMVNLGIYCIDRSAKSTSSITG, translated from the coding sequence ATGGGAGCATACACTTTTAATCACAGAGGACGGATGCGAAATTCTGACTCCTTGGGAAAGATAACATCATATTTACCTGGGGTGATCGCGATCTTTCTATGGTCAACCGGAGCCTATTTTATTTTTAAAATGAAAAACCTCCCTGTCAGCCAAATTTTAGTAGTTGGACAGCTAGTTGGCGGACTCATCAGCATCTACTTTGAAAAGAGCCGGTTTTCGTTGCATTCCATGAAAAACCGCATCCGAAAGGGATGGGCAATTCTAGCAATCTTTTGGATCAGCCAGTACGGCTATATCTATGCCTTCCAAAATGCTCCGCCGGCTCAAATCAACCTGATTTTCTACACATGGCCTGCAATCCTCATCATCATCAAAGCCTGGAACATTACTCGAAAGTTGAACAAGTGGGACATTGCAGGAATTTGGCTGGGGTTTATGGGAATTGCCATCTTGCTTTCTCCTGATTTGAAGCAAGATGCCTTCAGCCTTCGATACTTATCCGGATATCTCGGAAGCATATTGGGTGCATTAGGATGGGTTGCTTATCTTTTATACACCGATCAGGAAAAAAAAGACAAAAAAGGGTTTACAAGCATCGGAGAAGATATCCTCATCCTGGGAATTTTCAATTTTTTCCATCTGATGATCACAGAGCATTGGATACAACCCAATACAAATGAATGGATGATGCTCGGCTATTATTCCGTCAGCATGTTCGGTATCCCTTATTATCTTTGGCGCATCACATTGAAGAAAGATCCGAAAATGGCAGGCGCCCTATCCAATGCAACTCCTGTTCTTTCGATCATCTGGCTTATCCTTGCCAAAATTACCCCCTTTACAATCGAACTGGCCGTGAGCATTGTCATGGTTAATCTAGGCATCTACTGCATCGACAGATCGGCTAAAAGCACATCGTCAATCACAGGTTGA
- the sthA gene encoding Si-specific NAD(P)(+) transhydrogenase — translation MEEITVDMVVIGSGPAGQKAAIQASKLGKQVIVIEKAPDPGGSCLFAGTIPSKTFREAIIDLTRFHERRFFSGRLPKDEISMTDLQYRLDKVIDDEKSMLYRQFRRNRIRLIQGTARFENPHMVVVIDEEYRMLYQIRSEHFVIATGSKPRKPIDIPFDNDVILDSTSLLRIKDVPKSLLVLGGGVIGAEYASFFSALGTQVTIIDKKDHILPFLDSEIGIHLQTALTDIGLKFLGGKIPKKIARVNNHAVVEFEDESVLEADKLLFALGRTANVEGLHIENAGLKTNDWGYLVVNALFQTQQSHIYAVGDVIGGPSLASTSMEQGRLASRHAFGAESHHFPAFYPIGIYSIPEISSCGYTEDKMKEMGFSYEVGRAYYYEIARSHIAGGSTGLIKIVFHAETLEILGVHAIGRGATEFIHIGQMAISFRAKIDYFIDHIFNYPTYAEGYRVAALNGFNKIKHRK, via the coding sequence ATGGAAGAGATTACTGTAGACATGGTTGTGATCGGATCCGGACCTGCGGGGCAGAAGGCTGCTATTCAAGCCTCGAAGCTTGGCAAGCAGGTCATTGTGATCGAAAAAGCTCCGGATCCAGGAGGCAGCTGTCTGTTTGCAGGAACGATCCCGTCTAAAACATTTCGGGAAGCGATCATCGATCTGACACGTTTTCATGAAAGGCGTTTTTTTAGTGGAAGGCTGCCGAAGGATGAGATCTCTATGACGGATCTCCAATATCGGCTGGATAAGGTGATCGATGATGAAAAAAGCATGCTTTACCGCCAGTTCAGAAGAAATCGAATCCGTTTAATTCAAGGTACTGCACGTTTTGAAAATCCTCATATGGTGGTAGTCATCGATGAAGAATATCGCATGCTTTATCAGATCCGGTCCGAGCACTTTGTCATCGCTACAGGCTCTAAGCCTCGCAAACCGATTGATATTCCTTTCGATAATGATGTGATTCTTGATTCGACCAGCCTTTTGCGTATCAAGGATGTGCCTAAAAGTTTATTGGTTTTGGGAGGAGGAGTCATTGGAGCGGAGTATGCGAGCTTTTTTTCGGCTTTGGGCACACAGGTGACAATTATCGACAAGAAAGACCATATTTTGCCTTTCCTTGACTCAGAGATCGGCATTCATCTGCAAACGGCCCTCACCGATATCGGTTTGAAATTTTTAGGAGGCAAGATCCCCAAGAAAATAGCGCGGGTCAATAACCATGCTGTGGTCGAATTCGAAGATGAATCTGTATTGGAGGCTGATAAGCTCCTGTTTGCATTGGGCAGGACAGCGAATGTAGAAGGGCTGCATATTGAAAATGCAGGTTTGAAGACAAATGATTGGGGGTATTTGGTTGTCAATGCACTGTTTCAAACGCAGCAATCGCATATTTATGCCGTTGGAGATGTTATCGGCGGGCCAAGCCTCGCTTCAACCAGTATGGAGCAGGGGAGGCTAGCTTCCAGACATGCTTTTGGAGCTGAATCGCATCATTTCCCAGCCTTTTATCCTATTGGGATTTATTCAATTCCGGAGATATCAAGTTGCGGCTACACGGAAGACAAAATGAAAGAAATGGGATTTAGTTATGAAGTGGGAAGAGCCTACTATTACGAGATTGCCCGCAGCCACATTGCCGGCGGATCGACAGGGCTGATCAAAATTGTCTTTCATGCGGAAACCCTGGAAATTTTAGGCGTGCACGCGATTGGCAGGGGTGCGACAGAATTTATTCATATCGGACAGATGGCAATTAGCTTTCGAGCCAAAATCGACTATTTTATTGATCATATTTTCAATTACCCGACCTATGCTGAGGGGTATCGCGTGGCAGCCCTGAACGGTTTTAATAAAATTAAACACAGGAAATAA
- the aceB gene encoding malate synthase A, which produces MQNQKVQGIEILGKMSSEYGEILTDEALSFIGVLHRRFNQRRLDLLEQRAERQQRLNRGELPMFLKETEALRNDIGWTVAETPDDLQKRWVEITGPTDRKMVINAMNSGADAFMADFEDANSPTWDNLVQGQINLRDAIDGSISFENPDGKTYALNETHATLLVRPRGWHLNEKHCRVDEEEVSGSLFDFGLYFFHNAHRLLRKGSGPYFYLPKLESHLEARLWNDVFLAAQEALEIPRGTIRATVLIETILAAFEMEEILFELREHSAGLNAGRWDYIFSVIKKFRRLPGFSLPDRNQITMTVPFMRAYTELLVKTCHQRGAHAIGGMAAFIPNRKDPEVTEKALRKVKEDKLREVGDGCDGTWVAHPDLVPVARAVFEENLEDKANQKDRLREDVHVAAEDLLHFSIPNGTITEEGVRHNINVALQYLASWLSGKGAAAIDNLMEDAATAEISRAQVWQWIHAGLKTVDGKAVTDEWVSILIEDELAKIRAFYGELYQEKLFTQARALFEELVFSKHFVEFLTLPAYQKLR; this is translated from the coding sequence ATGCAGAATCAAAAAGTGCAGGGGATCGAAATTTTAGGAAAAATGTCTTCTGAATATGGGGAAATTTTAACGGATGAGGCGCTTTCCTTCATTGGAGTACTGCACAGGAGGTTTAATCAGAGGCGTTTGGATCTATTGGAGCAAAGAGCGGAAAGGCAGCAGAGGCTAAATAGGGGAGAGCTGCCGATGTTTCTTAAGGAGACTGAAGCGTTGAGAAACGATATCGGCTGGACGGTTGCCGAAACTCCGGATGATTTGCAAAAGAGATGGGTAGAGATCACAGGGCCGACAGATCGAAAAATGGTGATTAATGCCATGAATTCCGGAGCCGATGCGTTTATGGCGGATTTTGAAGACGCGAACTCTCCGACTTGGGATAATCTTGTACAGGGGCAAATCAATTTGCGTGATGCGATCGATGGCTCTATCTCTTTTGAAAATCCCGATGGGAAAACGTATGCGCTTAATGAAACGCATGCGACCTTGCTCGTACGCCCAAGGGGGTGGCATTTAAATGAAAAGCACTGCAGGGTCGATGAAGAAGAGGTTTCCGGTTCGTTGTTTGATTTTGGGCTCTATTTTTTTCACAACGCCCATCGCCTTTTGAGAAAAGGAAGCGGCCCCTACTTTTATCTTCCCAAGCTGGAAAGCCATTTAGAAGCCAGATTGTGGAACGATGTGTTTCTCGCAGCTCAAGAGGCTTTGGAAATTCCTCGGGGAACAATCCGTGCAACCGTTTTGATCGAAACAATTTTGGCTGCTTTTGAAATGGAGGAGATCCTTTTTGAACTGCGGGAACATTCGGCTGGGCTGAATGCTGGAAGATGGGACTATATTTTCAGTGTGATCAAAAAATTTCGCCGTCTTCCGGGTTTTTCTCTGCCTGATCGCAATCAGATCACGATGACTGTTCCTTTTATGCGGGCATATACAGAACTTTTGGTGAAGACGTGTCATCAGAGGGGTGCTCATGCGATTGGCGGGATGGCTGCGTTTATTCCGAATCGCAAAGATCCGGAAGTCACAGAAAAAGCTTTGCGAAAAGTTAAAGAAGATAAGCTGCGCGAAGTTGGGGACGGCTGCGACGGCACATGGGTAGCGCATCCGGACCTTGTGCCAGTTGCAAGGGCTGTTTTTGAGGAAAACCTTGAGGATAAGGCAAATCAAAAAGATCGGTTGAGGGAAGATGTCCATGTTGCCGCAGAGGACCTTTTGCATTTTAGTATTCCAAATGGAACGATTACAGAAGAAGGAGTCAGGCATAATATTAATGTTGCGCTGCAGTATTTGGCTTCCTGGCTCTCTGGGAAAGGTGCAGCGGCCATTGACAATTTAATGGAAGACGCTGCGACTGCGGAGATTTCGCGGGCACAGGTTTGGCAGTGGATCCATGCAGGCTTGAAAACTGTTGATGGAAAGGCTGTCACTGATGAGTGGGTGTCGATACTGATCGAAGATGAACTAGCCAAAATTCGTGCGTTTTATGGCGAGCTTTACCAGGAAAAGCTTTTTACGCAGGCACGTGCGCTGTTTGAAGAGCTTGTTTTTTCCAAACATTTTGTGGAATTTTTAACATTGCCGGCTTATCAAAAACTTAGGTAG
- a CDS encoding methionyl aminopeptidase, with amino-acid sequence MGRNDPCWCGSGKKWKKCHYPEQGKDNNLEKIKKEYYKKHNILIKDDRQIEGIRRSCRLAAELLDELCKAAKEGTTTLELDELAKKLHKEAGAIAAPLNYGSPPFPKHICTSLNEVICHGIPDLTPLKEGDILNIDVTCILDSYFGDCSRMVSIGKISEEKQLVVDVSYDSLMESIAILKPGILVSQIGEVIESIAHPKKCSVVNQFVGHGVGVKFHEGPQIPHCRNSMHIPLQAGMTFTIEPMINAGAREAVIDPTDLWTARTVDGKPSAQWEHTLLITEDGCEILTPWER; translated from the coding sequence ATCGGAAGAAACGACCCTTGCTGGTGCGGAAGCGGTAAAAAATGGAAAAAATGCCACTACCCGGAACAAGGAAAAGACAATAACCTCGAAAAAATCAAAAAAGAATATTATAAAAAACACAACATTCTAATTAAAGACGATCGGCAAATCGAAGGAATCCGCCGCTCCTGCCGGCTCGCAGCTGAACTCCTTGACGAACTCTGCAAAGCTGCCAAAGAAGGGACCACCACCTTGGAATTGGATGAGCTGGCCAAAAAACTGCACAAAGAGGCTGGAGCGATCGCGGCTCCGTTAAACTATGGCTCTCCCCCTTTTCCCAAGCACATCTGCACCTCTCTCAATGAAGTGATCTGCCACGGTATTCCTGATCTCACTCCACTGAAAGAAGGCGATATTTTGAACATCGATGTCACCTGCATCCTTGACAGCTATTTTGGCGACTGCAGCCGCATGGTTTCCATTGGCAAGATTTCCGAAGAAAAACAGCTAGTGGTCGATGTCTCCTACGACAGCCTGATGGAATCGATCGCGATCTTGAAGCCGGGCATTTTAGTTTCGCAAATCGGAGAAGTGATCGAATCGATAGCCCACCCCAAGAAATGCTCTGTAGTCAACCAATTCGTCGGACACGGCGTCGGCGTCAAGTTTCATGAAGGACCTCAGATCCCCCATTGCCGGAACAGCATGCACATCCCTCTTCAAGCTGGAATGACATTTACCATTGAACCCATGATCAACGCTGGCGCGCGTGAAGCTGTGATTGATCCGACAGACCTTTGGACTGCCCGTACTGTAGACGGAAAGCCAAGCGCCCAATGGGAGCATACACTTTTAATCACAGAGGACGGATGCGAAATTCTGACTCCTTGGGAAAGATAA
- the rpmB gene encoding 50S ribosomal protein L28 codes for MPKCQVTGKKTTRGNKYSIRGIAKKQKGIGLNITGKTRRTFKPNIIEKKLWFPEEKRFITLKLSTSALRTIDKVGVGPIVRKLRAQGHKI; via the coding sequence ATGCCAAAGTGTCAAGTGACAGGCAAGAAGACAACACGCGGCAACAAATATAGCATCCGCGGTATTGCCAAAAAGCAGAAAGGGATCGGTCTAAACATTACGGGAAAGACAAGACGGACATTCAAGCCGAATATCATTGAGAAAAAACTCTGGTTTCCTGAGGAAAAGCGTTTCATTACGCTTAAACTTTCTACTTCGGCGTTACGCACGATTGATAAGGTTGGCGTGGGCCCCATTGTCCGCAAACTGCGTGCGCAAGGCCACAAAATTTAA
- the aceA gene encoding isocitrate lyase, with the protein MYTKEDVASLEKEWETSPRWKGVVRQYSAEQVIKLQGSIAIDYPLARIGAEKLWNLLESETFVRALGALSGNQAVQMVQAGLKAIYASGWQVAADANDALQTYPDQSLYPVQSMPHLIRRINNALKRADQIQHMQNKVNGDWFVPIIADAEAGFGGNLNTFELIKAMIEAGSAAIHLEDQLSSQKKCGHMGGKVLVSGDAFIEKLMAARLAADVMGIPTLIIARTDAHSAKLIRSDSYSVDRPFLTGERSVEGFHYIEGGIPYAIARGLDFAPYCDLVWCETSTPDLGEAREFAQGIHEKYPGKWLAYNCSPSFNWKAKLDDRSIRDFQEKLGEIGYKFQFVTLAGFHTLNASMFDLARQYKEEGMAAYSRFQEREFELERQGGFSAIKHQQFVGAGYFDMVTMTLSQGQSSTTALAGSTEEEQFNL; encoded by the coding sequence ATGTATACAAAAGAAGATGTTGCGTCGTTGGAAAAGGAGTGGGAGACCTCTCCCCGCTGGAAGGGGGTTGTTCGGCAATATTCTGCAGAGCAAGTGATCAAGTTGCAAGGATCGATTGCCATTGATTATCCATTAGCCAGAATAGGAGCGGAAAAACTCTGGAATTTACTGGAGAGTGAAACGTTTGTGCGGGCTTTGGGTGCTTTATCGGGAAATCAAGCGGTCCAAATGGTGCAGGCAGGGTTAAAGGCGATCTATGCCAGTGGCTGGCAGGTGGCTGCTGACGCAAATGACGCCCTGCAAACGTATCCAGACCAAAGCCTTTATCCTGTGCAGAGCATGCCGCATTTAATCAGGCGGATCAACAACGCGCTGAAACGTGCAGATCAGATCCAGCATATGCAGAACAAAGTAAATGGAGATTGGTTTGTTCCGATCATCGCAGATGCTGAGGCGGGATTCGGGGGCAATTTGAACACCTTTGAGTTGATCAAGGCAATGATCGAAGCAGGATCTGCAGCCATTCATCTCGAAGATCAGCTCTCTTCGCAGAAAAAATGCGGCCATATGGGGGGCAAGGTTCTTGTTTCAGGTGATGCGTTTATTGAAAAATTGATGGCTGCGCGCCTTGCAGCTGATGTCATGGGAATTCCCACGTTAATCATAGCAAGAACCGACGCGCATTCTGCCAAATTGATCCGCTCCGATTCCTATTCGGTAGACCGGCCGTTTTTAACAGGGGAACGCTCTGTGGAAGGCTTTCATTATATTGAAGGGGGAATCCCTTATGCGATTGCAAGAGGGCTTGATTTTGCTCCTTATTGCGATCTGGTCTGGTGTGAAACATCGACACCCGATCTGGGAGAAGCTAGGGAGTTTGCGCAAGGAATTCATGAGAAATACCCCGGCAAGTGGCTAGCTTATAACTGCTCTCCTTCTTTTAACTGGAAAGCGAAGCTAGATGATCGATCTATCCGGGATTTTCAGGAAAAGCTTGGGGAAATAGGGTACAAATTTCAATTTGTCACTTTGGCTGGATTTCATACGTTGAACGCTTCAATGTTCGATTTGGCTAGACAATACAAAGAAGAGGGGATGGCGGCTTATTCCCGTTTCCAAGAACGGGAATTTGAGTTGGAAAGGCAAGGCGGTTTCAGTGCAATTAAACATCAGCAGTTTGTGGGAGCCGGTTATTTTGATATGGTGACGATGACGCTTAGCCAAGGTCAGTCATCGACCACGGCGCTTGCGGGCTCGACAGAAGAAGAGCAGTTCAACCTGTGA
- the trmB gene encoding tRNA (guanosine(46)-N7)-methyltransferase TrmB — protein sequence MKPKDLKFPFSWEARQVLLKDRVLYVPEYYDNYDQFTFPGWEAPSLFGNSKSVVIEYCSGNGAWIVEKAKSNPQNNWVAVEKRFDRVRKIWSKIKNEHLDNLVVFCGEGFRMTQEYFPSGAVDRIYINFPDPWPKKRHAKHRIVQRPFVEQISRILKPQGVLTLVTDDAVYSEQMIEVLNMQEGMCSAHPEPYYVNELEGYGTSFFDALWRDKGRVIRYHQYRKQELMHAVD from the coding sequence ATGAAGCCCAAAGATTTAAAATTTCCCTTTTCTTGGGAAGCCAGGCAAGTGCTGCTGAAAGACCGCGTCCTTTATGTGCCGGAGTATTACGACAACTACGATCAATTCACCTTCCCCGGATGGGAAGCTCCCTCTTTATTCGGCAATTCCAAATCGGTTGTGATTGAGTATTGCAGCGGCAATGGAGCTTGGATTGTTGAGAAAGCGAAATCCAATCCTCAGAATAATTGGGTCGCAGTGGAAAAAAGATTTGACAGAGTGCGGAAAATTTGGTCCAAAATAAAAAATGAACATTTGGACAATCTCGTTGTTTTTTGCGGTGAAGGATTTCGGATGACGCAGGAGTATTTCCCTTCTGGAGCTGTTGATCGGATTTATATCAATTTTCCCGATCCCTGGCCAAAGAAAAGGCATGCAAAGCACAGGATTGTTCAAAGGCCTTTTGTTGAGCAGATATCCAGGATTTTAAAGCCTCAAGGAGTCTTGACTCTTGTCACGGATGACGCAGTCTATTCGGAACAGATGATAGAGGTGTTGAATATGCAGGAGGGCATGTGTTCTGCTCATCCAGAGCCCTACTATGTTAACGAGCTTGAAGGCTATGGAACGTCTTTTTTTGACGCCTTGTGGAGGGATAAAGGCCGAGTGATCCGTTATCATCAATACCGTAAGCAGGAATTGATGCATGCAGTTGATTGA
- a CDS encoding M13-type metalloendopeptidase produces MSANIHHQPLGSLSNCECCEQILPEAPTESEISGVIHFFCSTECEKNWSQNRKLKLHDGFTDDITANKTAEISSALFSSYENAFDWSGMDLSVKPGDDFFHYAAGKWIANVQIPKGHSGWGSFYEVAKKNQDRLQELLTEQFVPTCDSDEILLNFYKSYLNLEAQNEAGLSPIADYLEKVDSIASFEDVVDVLAFLQKHGIPSFFSLWVSAHPYESERNIVRIGQGVLGMGDHQLYIDEKKDDIRKAYLKYVEKIFELSGEDEKSAAGLAGKLFAFEKELAETFMSKENERKIEMTTHLFDRSQLQKTFDFPFDRFFKQMGISPLVVNVKNEEFLKFATKLSREIESIKLYLRFTIINSFKSALGAEFFQSSFDFYQKTLNGVETPKPIQERMIDSMNSMLGDALGKLYVAKFFSPEKKRSVEEMVSFVKKAFFQRIDQLGWLGEKTKAKAIEKVQAMEIQVAYPDEEHWTDYSRMEKISGDSPLAYHFKEIFSFESQREWSKVEKPVDRREWPWPPQVVNACNMPNRNMLNFPCGILQYPFFTSDPAVNWGAFGMVFCHEMIHSFDDQGRKFDLHGNQADWWSEEDKETYDKYAKEIVEQFNEYSLSFSDGTTQNVRGELCLGENIADLGGLQIAYCAFQEYLKSHPLPTVNGFTPEQRFFLGYAQVWRVKLTEESEKLKLNNDPHSPPLWRVNGVLSQMPEFKQAFGLDDDCPMVRPEEKRSKMWSPTRS; encoded by the coding sequence ATGTCTGCAAATATCCATCATCAGCCTTTGGGCTCTTTATCGAATTGTGAATGTTGCGAACAAATTTTGCCTGAAGCGCCCACTGAAAGCGAAATTTCAGGGGTCATCCATTTTTTTTGCAGCACGGAATGCGAAAAAAATTGGTCTCAAAATCGGAAACTCAAGCTGCACGATGGATTTACCGACGATATCACAGCAAATAAAACAGCAGAGATCTCTTCAGCTCTCTTTTCCTCTTATGAGAATGCTTTTGATTGGAGCGGGATGGATTTAAGTGTGAAGCCTGGGGATGATTTTTTTCATTACGCGGCAGGAAAGTGGATCGCTAATGTCCAAATTCCCAAAGGCCATTCCGGTTGGGGATCATTTTATGAGGTTGCCAAAAAGAATCAAGATCGTTTGCAGGAGTTATTAACGGAGCAGTTTGTGCCGACATGCGATTCCGACGAGATTCTTCTCAATTTTTACAAGAGTTATTTGAATCTGGAAGCCCAGAATGAAGCAGGGCTTTCACCGATTGCCGATTATCTTGAAAAAGTCGACAGCATTGCAAGCTTTGAAGATGTCGTTGACGTCTTGGCTTTCTTGCAAAAGCATGGAATTCCCTCGTTTTTTAGTTTATGGGTAAGCGCCCATCCATACGAGAGCGAAAGGAATATCGTCCGCATCGGCCAGGGTGTCTTAGGCATGGGGGATCATCAGCTCTATATCGATGAAAAAAAGGATGACATACGCAAAGCTTATCTTAAGTATGTTGAAAAAATTTTTGAGTTGTCGGGAGAAGACGAAAAATCGGCTGCAGGATTGGCTGGCAAGTTGTTTGCATTTGAGAAAGAGTTAGCTGAAACATTCATGAGCAAGGAGAATGAGAGGAAAATAGAAATGACCACTCACTTGTTCGATCGATCGCAGCTTCAAAAAACTTTTGACTTTCCATTTGATCGTTTTTTTAAGCAAATGGGAATTTCCCCTTTAGTCGTGAATGTAAAGAACGAGGAGTTTTTAAAATTTGCAACTAAGCTATCTCGTGAAATTGAAAGCATCAAGCTCTATTTGCGATTTACCATTATCAATAGTTTCAAAAGCGCGCTAGGAGCTGAATTCTTTCAATCGTCTTTTGATTTTTATCAAAAAACGTTAAATGGCGTGGAAACACCCAAGCCGATTCAGGAAAGGATGATAGACTCCATGAACTCCATGTTAGGGGATGCTCTTGGTAAACTTTATGTTGCTAAGTTTTTCTCTCCTGAGAAAAAACGATCCGTAGAGGAGATGGTTTCTTTTGTAAAAAAGGCTTTTTTCCAAAGGATTGACCAGTTGGGATGGCTGGGAGAGAAGACGAAAGCTAAGGCGATAGAAAAAGTGCAGGCGATGGAGATACAGGTTGCCTATCCGGATGAAGAGCATTGGACCGATTATAGCCGGATGGAAAAAATTTCGGGGGATTCTCCTTTAGCGTATCATTTTAAGGAAATTTTTAGCTTTGAAAGTCAGCGTGAGTGGAGCAAAGTGGAAAAACCTGTCGATCGCAGGGAGTGGCCTTGGCCTCCTCAGGTGGTGAATGCGTGCAACATGCCGAATCGGAACATGCTTAATTTTCCGTGCGGCATTTTGCAGTACCCGTTTTTTACCAGCGATCCAGCGGTTAATTGGGGGGCATTCGGAATGGTTTTCTGCCATGAAATGATCCACTCTTTTGATGATCAAGGGAGAAAATTTGATCTGCATGGAAATCAGGCGGATTGGTGGTCTGAAGAAGATAAAGAAACGTATGACAAATATGCCAAAGAGATTGTGGAGCAATTTAATGAATATTCTTTGTCTTTTTCCGATGGGACGACGCAAAATGTCAGGGGAGAGCTCTGCCTTGGAGAAAATATTGCAGATTTAGGAGGACTTCAGATCGCTTATTGTGCTTTTCAAGAGTACTTAAAAAGCCATCCTTTGCCGACTGTGAACGGATTTACTCCTGAACAAAGATTTTTCTTGGGATACGCTCAGGTATGGCGGGTGAAATTAACTGAAGAGAGTGAAAAATTGAAATTGAATAATGATCCGCACAGCCCGCCTCTTTGGAGGGTTAATGGCGTGCTTTCTCAGATGCCTGAGTTTAAGCAGGCTTTCGGATTGGATGATGATTGCCCTATGGTGCGGCCTGAAGAGAAACGCTCCAAGATGTGGTCGCCTACACGCTCTTAA